One window of the Pseudomonas lurida genome contains the following:
- the thrC gene encoding threonine synthase, with amino-acid sequence MRYISTRGQAPALNFEDVLLAGLATDGGLYVPENLPRFTQEEIASWAGLPYHELAFRVMRPFVTGSIPDADFKKILEETYGVFSHNAIAPLRQLNGNEWVLELFHGPTLAFKDFALQLLGRLLDYVLEKRGERVVIIGATSGDTGSAAIEGCKHCENVDIFILHPHKRVSEVQRRQMTTIFGENIHNIAIEGNFDDCQEMVKNSFADQSFLKGTRLVAVNSINWARIMAQIVYYFHASLQLGGPARSVSFSVPTGNFGDIFAGYLARNMGLPINQLIVATNRNDILHRFMSGNQYVKETLHATLSPSMDIMVSSNFERLLFDMHGRNGAAIAGLMDTFKSGGGFSVDEERWTETRKLFDSLAVDDAQTCETIADVYAQTGELLDPHTAIGVKAARECRRSLDIPMVILGTAHPVKFPEAVEKAGVGKALELPVHLADLFEREERCTVLANDLKAVQAFVSQHGNRGKPL; translated from the coding sequence ATGCGCTATATCAGCACCCGCGGCCAGGCACCGGCCCTGAATTTCGAAGACGTCCTGCTGGCAGGCCTTGCCACCGACGGCGGCCTGTACGTGCCGGAAAACCTGCCACGCTTCACCCAGGAAGAAATCGCTTCGTGGGCCGGCCTGCCGTACCACGAGTTGGCTTTCCGGGTGATGCGCCCGTTCGTCACCGGCAGCATCCCGGATGCGGACTTCAAAAAGATTCTGGAAGAGACCTACGGCGTATTTTCCCACAACGCCATCGCGCCGCTGCGTCAGCTGAACGGCAACGAATGGGTACTGGAGCTGTTTCACGGCCCGACCCTGGCGTTCAAGGACTTCGCCCTGCAACTGCTGGGTCGTTTGCTGGACTACGTGCTGGAGAAGCGCGGCGAGCGCGTGGTGATCATTGGCGCCACCTCCGGTGATACCGGCTCGGCTGCCATCGAAGGCTGCAAGCACTGCGAAAACGTCGACATCTTCATCCTGCACCCCCACAAGCGCGTGTCGGAAGTGCAGCGTCGCCAGATGACCACCATTTTTGGCGAGAACATCCACAACATCGCCATCGAAGGCAATTTCGATGACTGCCAGGAAATGGTCAAGAACAGCTTCGCTGACCAGAGCTTCCTGAAAGGCACGCGCCTGGTGGCGGTGAACTCGATCAACTGGGCGCGGATCATGGCCCAGATCGTCTACTACTTCCATGCCTCGCTGCAGTTGGGCGGGCCGGCGCGTTCGGTATCGTTCTCGGTGCCGACCGGCAACTTCGGCGACATTTTCGCCGGTTACCTGGCGCGCAACATGGGCCTGCCGATCAACCAGCTGATCGTCGCCACCAACCGCAACGACATCCTGCACCGCTTCATGAGCGGCAACCAGTACGTCAAGGAAACCCTGCACGCGACCCTTTCGCCGTCCATGGACATCATGGTTTCCTCGAACTTCGAGCGCCTGCTGTTCGACATGCACGGTCGTAACGGCGCGGCCATTGCCGGCCTGATGGACACCTTCAAGAGCGGTGGCGGCTTCAGTGTTGACGAAGAGCGCTGGACCGAAACCCGCAAGCTGTTTGACTCACTGGCCGTGGACGACGCACAGACCTGCGAAACCATCGCAGACGTCTACGCCCAGACCGGTGAGCTGCTCGATCCGCACACCGCCATCGGTGTGAAGGCCGCGCGCGAATGCCGTCGCAGCCTGGACATCCCGATGGTGATCCTCGGTACGGCCCACCCGGTGAAATTCCCGGAGGCGGTGGAGAAGGCCGGCGTTGGCAAGGCGCTGGAATTGCCGGTGCACCTGGCAGACCTGTTCGAGCGTGAAGAACGTTGCACCGTATTGGCCAATGACCTGAAGGCCGTGCAGGCGTTTGTGAGCCAGCATGGCAACCGTGGTAAGCCGTTGTAA
- a CDS encoding homoserine dehydrogenase → MKPVKVGICGLGTVGGGTFNVLQRNAEEISRRAGRGIEVAQIATRSPKPQFQTTGIAITNDVFAVATNPEIDIVIELVGGYTVARELVLKAIENGKHVVTANKALIAVHGNEIFAKAREKGVIVAFEAAVAGGIPVIKAIREGLSANRINWVAGIINGTGNFILTEMREKGRTFEDVLAEAQALGYAEADPTFDVEGIDAAHKLTILASIAFGIPLQFDKAYTEGITKLTTADVNYAEALGYRIKHLGVARSTPAGIELRVHPTLIPADRLIANVNGVMNAVMVNGDAAGSTLFYGAGAGMEPTASSVIADLVDVVRAMTSDPENRVPHLAFQPDSLSAHPILPIEACESAYYLRIQAQDHPGVLAQVASILSERGINIESIMQKEVEEQNGQVPMILLTHRVLEQHINDAIRALEALQGVVGPVVRIRVEHLN, encoded by the coding sequence GTGAAACCGGTCAAAGTAGGCATCTGTGGGTTAGGGACCGTCGGTGGCGGCACCTTTAACGTGCTTCAGCGTAACGCTGAGGAAATTTCCCGCCGTGCAGGGCGTGGGATTGAAGTGGCGCAAATTGCCACGCGTTCGCCAAAGCCTCAGTTCCAAACGACCGGTATTGCGATTACCAACGATGTGTTCGCCGTTGCCACGAACCCTGAAATCGATATCGTCATCGAGCTGGTGGGCGGCTACACCGTGGCCCGCGAGCTGGTACTCAAGGCCATCGAGAACGGCAAGCACGTGGTCACTGCCAACAAGGCGCTGATCGCTGTGCACGGCAACGAGATCTTCGCCAAGGCGCGTGAGAAGGGCGTGATCGTCGCGTTCGAAGCTGCTGTGGCCGGTGGTATCCCGGTGATCAAGGCCATCCGTGAAGGCCTGTCTGCCAACCGTATCAACTGGGTGGCCGGCATCATCAACGGCACCGGTAACTTCATCCTCACCGAAATGCGCGAGAAGGGCCGCACCTTCGAAGACGTGCTGGCCGAAGCCCAGGCCCTGGGTTATGCCGAAGCCGATCCGACCTTCGACGTGGAAGGCATCGATGCAGCGCACAAACTGACCATTCTGGCGTCCATCGCCTTTGGTATTCCGCTGCAGTTCGACAAGGCCTACACCGAAGGCATCACCAAGCTGACCACCGCCGACGTGAACTACGCCGAAGCCCTGGGCTACCGCATCAAGCACCTGGGCGTGGCGCGCAGCACCCCGGCCGGTATCGAGTTGCGTGTGCACCCGACGCTGATCCCGGCCGACCGCCTGATCGCCAACGTCAATGGCGTGATGAATGCCGTGATGGTCAACGGTGACGCTGCTGGTTCGACGCTGTTCTACGGCGCCGGTGCCGGCATGGAGCCGACCGCTTCGTCGGTGATCGCCGACCTGGTGGACGTGGTTCGCGCCATGACCAGCGACCCGGAAAACCGCGTACCGCACCTGGCCTTCCAGCCGGATTCGCTGTCGGCGCACCCGATCCTGCCGATCGAAGCCTGTGAAAGCGCCTACTACCTGCGCATCCAGGCCCAGGATCATCCGGGCGTGTTGGCCCAGGTCGCCAGTATCCTGTCTGAGCGTGGGATCAACATCGAGTCGATCATGCAGAAGGAAGTCGAGGAGCAGAACGGCCAGGTGCCGATGATCCTGCTGACCCACCGCGTGCTCGAGCAGCACATCAACGATGCGATTCGGGCTCTCGAAGCGCTCCAAGGCGTGGTTGGGCCGGTCGTCCGGATTCGTGTCGAGCATCTAAATTAA
- a CDS encoding thioredoxin fold domain-containing protein has product MRLTQIIAAAAIALVSTFAIADDAAEQTIRKSLANLQLDTPIESISASPMAGLYEVKLKGSRVLYASADGQYIVQGYLFQLKDGKPVNLTEKAERLGVSKLINGIPVAETVVYPAIGETKTHITVFTDTTCPYCHKLHAEVPALNKLGVEVRYVAFPRQGLGSPGDEQLQAVWCSADKKAAMDKMVDGKEIKAAKCANPVSKQFALGQSIGVNGTPAIVLADGQVIPGYQPAPQVAKLALSAK; this is encoded by the coding sequence ATGCGCTTGACCCAGATTATTGCCGCCGCAGCCATTGCGTTGGTTTCCACCTTTGCGATCGCCGATGATGCGGCCGAGCAGACCATCCGCAAGAGCCTGGCGAACCTGCAGCTCGACACCCCGATCGAAAGCATCAGCGCCAGCCCGATGGCCGGCCTGTATGAAGTCAAGCTCAAGGGCAGCCGCGTGCTGTACGCCAGTGCCGACGGCCAGTACATCGTCCAGGGTTATCTGTTCCAGTTGAAGGACGGCAAGCCGGTCAACCTGACCGAGAAGGCCGAGCGCCTGGGCGTGTCCAAGCTGATCAACGGCATCCCGGTGGCTGAAACCGTGGTGTACCCGGCCATTGGCGAGACCAAGACCCACATCACCGTGTTCACCGACACCACCTGCCCGTACTGCCACAAGCTGCATGCCGAAGTGCCGGCGCTGAACAAACTGGGCGTGGAAGTACGCTACGTCGCGTTCCCACGCCAGGGCTTGGGCTCGCCGGGTGACGAGCAGCTGCAAGCCGTATGGTGCTCGGCCGACAAGAAAGCGGCCATGGACAAGATGGTCGATGGCAAGGAAATCAAGGCCGCCAAGTGCGCCAACCCGGTTTCCAAGCAGTTCGCCCTGGGCCAGTCGATCGGCGTGAACGGTACACCGGCCATCGTTTTGGCTGACGGCCAAGTGATTCCGGGCTACCAGCCGGCGCCACAAGTTGCCAAACTGGCGCTGAGTGCCAAATAA
- the xerD gene encoding site-specific tyrosine recombinase XerD, whose product MPAIDHPLIDRFLDALWLEKGLSDNTRQAYRSDLALFNGWLQEKNLELINAGRELILDHLAWRLEQHYKPRSTARFLSGVRGFYRYLLREKLIALDPTLQVDMPQLGRPLPKSLSEADVEALLAAPDLSEAIGQRDRAMLEVLYACGLRVTELISLTLEQVNLRQGVLRVMGKGSKERLVPMGEEAIVWVERYMRDARSELLGGRPSDVLFPSLRGEQMTRQTFWHRIKHQAKVAGIGKALSPHTLRHAFATHLLNHGADLRVVQMLLGHSDLSTTQIYTHVARARLQDMHAKHHPRG is encoded by the coding sequence ATGCCCGCCATTGACCACCCCTTGATCGACCGCTTCCTCGACGCTCTCTGGCTGGAAAAAGGCCTGTCGGACAACACCCGCCAGGCTTACCGCAGTGACCTGGCGCTGTTCAATGGCTGGCTGCAGGAGAAAAACCTCGAACTGATCAACGCCGGTCGCGAGCTGATCCTCGATCACCTGGCCTGGCGCCTGGAGCAGCATTACAAACCGCGCTCCACCGCGCGATTCCTCTCGGGCGTGCGTGGGTTTTATCGCTACCTGTTGCGGGAAAAACTGATCGCCCTCGACCCCACCCTGCAAGTCGACATGCCGCAACTCGGCAGGCCACTGCCAAAATCCCTGTCGGAAGCCGACGTAGAGGCCTTGCTCGCTGCGCCCGACCTCAGCGAAGCCATCGGCCAGCGCGACCGTGCCATGCTCGAAGTGCTGTACGCCTGTGGCCTGCGGGTGACCGAGCTGATCAGCCTGACCCTGGAGCAAGTGAACCTGCGCCAGGGTGTGTTGCGCGTAATGGGCAAGGGCAGCAAGGAGCGGCTGGTTCCCATGGGCGAAGAGGCCATTGTGTGGGTCGAGCGCTACATGCGCGATGCCCGCAGCGAGCTGCTGGGCGGGCGCCCTAGTGATGTGCTGTTCCCCAGCCTGCGCGGCGAGCAGATGACCCGTCAGACTTTCTGGCACCGCATCAAGCACCAAGCCAAGGTCGCCGGGATCGGCAAGGCCCTGTCGCCCCACACGTTGCGCCATGCGTTCGCCACGCATTTGCTCAACCACGGGGCGGATTTGCGCGTGGTGCAAATGCTGCTCGGCCACAGCGACTTATCCACAACCCAGATCTACACCCATGTGGCACGCGCACGCTTGCAGGATATGCACGCCAAGCATCACCCGCGAGGCTGA
- a CDS encoding acyl-CoA thioesterase, which translates to MTTRLEEIQRRTELSVTHVTKAVFPPTTNHHNTLFGGTALAWMDEVSFITATRFCRLPLVTVSTDRIDFNHAIPAGSIVELIGRVIKVGNTSLKVEVEVFVESMSADGRERAIQGVFSFVAIDADKRPVPVLPGFVD; encoded by the coding sequence ATGACCACCCGCCTCGAAGAAATCCAGCGCCGCACCGAACTGTCCGTTACCCACGTGACCAAGGCCGTGTTCCCGCCGACCACCAACCACCACAACACGCTGTTCGGCGGCACTGCCCTGGCGTGGATGGATGAAGTGTCGTTCATCACCGCCACGCGTTTCTGCCGCTTGCCGCTGGTGACGGTGTCTACTGACCGTATCGATTTCAATCATGCGATCCCTGCTGGCTCCATCGTTGAGCTGATCGGCCGTGTGATCAAGGTCGGCAACACCAGCCTCAAGGTCGAGGTGGAAGTGTTCGTCGAGAGCATGAGTGCCGATGGTCGCGAGAGGGCGATCCAGGGCGTGTTCAGTTTTGTCGCGATTGATGCGGATAAGCGTCCAGTGCCAGTTTTGCCTGGGTTTGTAGACTGA
- the rplS gene encoding 50S ribosomal protein L19 codes for MTNKIILALEAEQMTKEIPTFAPGDTIVVQVKVKEGDRSRLQAFEGVVIAKRNRGVNSAFTVRKISNGVGVERTFQTYSPQIDSMAVKRRGDVRKAKLYYLRDLSGKAARIKEKLA; via the coding sequence ATGACTAACAAAATCATCCTTGCACTCGAAGCAGAGCAGATGACCAAAGAGATCCCTACCTTTGCCCCAGGCGACACCATTGTCGTCCAGGTGAAAGTGAAGGAAGGCGACCGTTCGCGTCTGCAAGCGTTCGAAGGCGTGGTAATCGCCAAGCGTAACCGTGGTGTGAACAGTGCTTTCACTGTTCGTAAAATCTCCAACGGTGTTGGCGTAGAGCGTACTTTCCAGACCTACAGCCCGCAAATCGACAGCATGGCCGTCAAGCGTCGCGGTGACGTACGTAAAGCCAAGCTGTACTACCTGCGTGACCTGTCCGGTAAAGCAGCTCGCATCAAGGAAAAACTGGCTTAA
- the trmD gene encoding tRNA (guanosine(37)-N1)-methyltransferase TrmD, with product MGRGLLSVANLRIEVISLFPEMFSAISEYGITSRAVKQGLLQLTCWNPRDYTTDRHHTVDDRPFGGGPGMVMKIKPLEDALVQAKAAAGEKAKVIYLSPQGRQLKQAAVRELANEEALILIAGRYEGIDERFIEAHVDEEWSIGDYVLSGGELPAMVLIDAVTRLLPGALGHADSAEEDSFTDGLLDCPHYTRPEVYADQRVPDVLLSGNHAHIRRWRLQQSLGRTYERRADLLESRSLSGEEKKLLEEYILARDDS from the coding sequence ATGGGACGCGGACTTCTAAGCGTGGCTAATTTGCGCATTGAAGTGATCAGTTTGTTTCCCGAGATGTTTTCCGCCATCAGCGAGTACGGCATCACCAGTCGGGCGGTGAAACAGGGGCTGTTGCAGCTTACCTGTTGGAACCCGCGAGACTACACGACGGATCGGCATCACACTGTGGACGATCGCCCATTTGGCGGTGGCCCGGGCATGGTGATGAAGATCAAGCCCCTGGAAGACGCGTTGGTTCAGGCCAAGGCTGCTGCCGGGGAGAAGGCGAAGGTAATTTACCTGTCCCCTCAAGGCCGTCAGCTGAAACAGGCGGCGGTACGCGAACTGGCGAATGAGGAGGCACTGATCCTGATTGCCGGTCGCTATGAAGGCATTGACGAGCGTTTTATTGAGGCTCATGTCGATGAAGAGTGGTCGATTGGGGACTATGTCCTGTCTGGCGGCGAGCTGCCGGCGATGGTCCTGATAGATGCGGTTACACGACTGCTGCCTGGAGCTTTAGGGCATGCGGACTCCGCGGAGGAAGATTCCTTCACGGATGGTTTGCTGGATTGCCCGCACTACACCCGACCGGAGGTGTATGCGGATCAGCGTGTTCCCGACGTATTGCTAAGTGGCAATCACGCACACATCCGGCGTTGGCGTTTACAGCAGTCCCTTGGTCGGACCTATGAACGACGCGCCGATCTTCTGGAAAGCCGCTCGCTTTCTGGAGAAGAGAAGAAGCTGCTCGAGGAATACATCCTCGCGCGGGACGATAGTTAA
- the rimM gene encoding ribosome maturation factor RimM (Essential for efficient processing of 16S rRNA), translated as MNATPAVADDLIVIGKIYSVHGVRGEVKVYSFTDPTENLLQYKTWTLKREGSLKQVELVSGRGSDKFLVAKLKGLDDREEARLLAGYEICVPRNLFPELTDGEYYWYQLEGLKVIDQLGQLLGKIDHLLETGANDVMVVKPCAGSLDDRERLLPYTEQCVLAVDLAAGEMKVEWDADF; from the coding sequence ATGAACGCGACGCCAGCTGTTGCTGATGATTTGATCGTTATCGGCAAGATTTACTCTGTTCATGGCGTTCGCGGCGAAGTGAAGGTGTATTCCTTTACTGATCCGACTGAAAACCTGTTGCAGTACAAGACCTGGACGCTCAAGCGCGAAGGCAGTCTGAAACAGGTCGAGCTGGTCAGTGGACGCGGGAGCGATAAGTTCCTGGTCGCAAAGCTCAAGGGTCTTGATGATCGTGAAGAAGCTCGTCTTCTGGCCGGTTATGAGATCTGCGTGCCGCGCAACCTGTTCCCTGAATTGACCGACGGCGAGTACTACTGGTACCAGCTGGAAGGTCTGAAGGTTATTGATCAACTCGGGCAACTGCTCGGGAAAATCGATCATCTTCTGGAAACCGGCGCCAATGATGTAATGGTGGTCAAGCCTTGCGCTGGCAGCCTGGATGATCGTGAACGCCTGTTGCCGTATACCGAGCAATGCGTGTTGGCCGTCGACCTGGCAGCGGGCGAGATGAAGGTGGAATGGGACGCGGACTTCTAA
- the rpsP gene encoding 30S ribosomal protein S16, with protein sequence MLTIRLALGGSKKRPFYHLTVTDSRNPRDGSHKEQVGFFNPIARGQEVRLSVNQERVAYWLSVGAQPSERVAQLLKDSAKAAA encoded by the coding sequence ATGCTAACAATCCGTCTTGCCCTTGGCGGCTCCAAAAAGCGCCCGTTTTACCACTTGACCGTAACTGACAGCCGCAACCCACGTGACGGCTCTCACAAGGAACAAGTTGGCTTCTTCAACCCGATCGCTCGTGGTCAAGAAGTTCGTCTGTCCGTGAACCAAGAGCGCGTAGCCTACTGGCTGAGCGTTGGTGCACAACCATCTGAGCGTGTTGCTCAGCTGTTGAAGGACTCGGCTAAGGCCGCAGCCTGA
- the ffh gene encoding signal recognition particle protein: MFENLTDRLSQTLRHVTGKAKLTEDNIKDTLREVRMALLEADVALPVVKDFVNSVKERAVGTEVSRSLTPGQAFVKIVQAELESLMGAANEDLNLSAVPPAVVLMAGLQGAGKTTTAGKLARFLKERKKKSVMVVSADVYRPAAIKQLEMLAGEVGVTFFPSDLSQKPVDIANAAIKEARLKFIDVVIVDTAGRLHIDEEMMGEIKALHAAINPVETLFVVDAMTGQDAANTAKAFGDALPLTGVILTKVDGDARGGAALSVRAITGKPIKFIGMGEKSEALEPFHPERIASRILGMGDVLSLIEQAEATLDKDKADKLAKKLKKGKGFDLEDFRDQLQQMKNMGGLGGLMDKLPNIGGVNLAQMGNAQGAAEKQFKQMEAIINSMTPAERRDPELISGSRKRRIAMGSGTQVQDIGRLIKQHKQMQKMMKKFSAKGGMAKMMRGMGGMLPGGGMPKM; encoded by the coding sequence ATGTTTGAAAACTTGACTGACCGTCTCTCGCAGACGCTGCGCCACGTTACCGGCAAGGCCAAGCTGACCGAGGACAATATTAAAGACACCCTGCGCGAAGTGCGCATGGCGTTGCTGGAAGCCGACGTGGCCTTGCCGGTGGTGAAGGATTTCGTCAACTCGGTCAAGGAGCGCGCGGTCGGCACCGAAGTGTCCCGCAGCCTGACTCCGGGCCAGGCCTTTGTGAAGATCGTCCAGGCCGAACTCGAAAGCCTGATGGGCGCGGCCAACGAAGACTTGAACCTCAGCGCCGTGCCACCGGCCGTCGTCTTGATGGCCGGTCTGCAGGGTGCGGGTAAAACCACCACTGCCGGCAAGCTGGCGCGCTTCCTTAAAGAACGCAAGAAAAAGTCCGTGATGGTGGTGTCGGCCGACGTCTACCGTCCGGCAGCCATCAAGCAGTTGGAAATGCTTGCGGGCGAAGTGGGCGTGACCTTCTTCCCGTCCGACCTGAGCCAGAAGCCGGTCGACATCGCCAACGCTGCTATTAAAGAAGCCAGGCTGAAATTCATCGACGTGGTCATCGTCGATACCGCCGGTCGCCTGCACATCGACGAAGAGATGATGGGCGAGATCAAGGCGCTGCATGCCGCGATCAACCCGGTCGAGACGCTGTTCGTGGTCGACGCGATGACCGGCCAGGATGCGGCCAACACCGCCAAGGCCTTCGGTGATGCACTGCCGCTGACCGGCGTGATCCTCACCAAGGTCGACGGCGACGCCCGTGGCGGTGCTGCGTTGTCGGTGCGTGCAATCACCGGCAAACCGATCAAGTTCATCGGTATGGGCGAGAAGAGCGAAGCGCTCGAACCGTTCCACCCTGAGCGTATCGCCTCGCGTATCCTCGGCATGGGTGACGTACTCAGCCTGATCGAACAGGCCGAAGCGACCCTCGACAAGGACAAGGCCGACAAACTGGCCAAGAAGCTGAAGAAGGGCAAGGGCTTCGACCTCGAAGACTTCCGTGACCAGCTGCAACAGATGAAGAACATGGGTGGCCTTGGCGGCCTGATGGACAAGCTGCCGAATATCGGCGGTGTGAACCTGGCGCAAATGGGCAATGCCCAGGGCGCGGCAGAGAAGCAGTTCAAGCAGATGGAAGCCATCATCAACTCCATGACCCCGGCCGAGCGCCGCGACCCTGAGCTGATCAGCGGTTCGCGCAAACGTCGGATCGCCATGGGTTCTGGCACCCAGGTGCAAGACATCGGTCGCTTGATCAAGCAGCACAAGCAGATGCAGAAGATGATGAAGAAATTCTCTGCCAAAGGCGGCATGGCCAAGATGATGCGCGGCATGGGCGGTATGTTGCCCGGCGGCGGCATGCCAAAAATGTAG
- a CDS encoding cytochrome C assembly family protein — MLPLSPSLLPSLAAAILYAAATLYQGTRLAQGAKADKRLLVGLGVLALLAHAASLFTHLMTPVGLGLDFFSAASLIAAAVIALTLMACYRIPVENLLVLLFPLGMLTVLLAQFAPTGTVQVIDEEPGILAHILLSILAYGMFTIAVFQALLLLLQDHQLKHKHPSGLIKNFPPLQTMESLLFGFLWAGWTLLSLSLISGWLFVENLFAQHLVHKTLLACLAWVVFSVLLWGRNRLGWRGHKAIRWTLAGFCLLMLAYFGSKLVREYILHI; from the coding sequence ATGCTCCCTTTGTCACCCAGTTTGCTACCCAGCCTCGCCGCCGCCATCTTGTATGCCGCTGCGACCCTCTATCAGGGCACTCGTCTGGCCCAAGGCGCCAAGGCCGACAAACGCCTGCTGGTAGGCCTTGGCGTCCTCGCCCTGCTGGCCCACGCTGCCAGCCTGTTCACGCATTTGATGACGCCGGTCGGCCTGGGCCTGGATTTTTTCAGCGCCGCCAGCCTGATTGCCGCCGCCGTCATCGCACTGACCCTGATGGCCTGCTACCGGATTCCCGTCGAGAACCTGCTGGTGCTGCTCTTCCCGCTGGGAATGCTGACGGTGCTGCTGGCGCAATTCGCGCCGACCGGCACCGTACAGGTGATTGACGAAGAGCCGGGCATCCTCGCGCACATCCTGCTGTCGATCCTCGCCTACGGCATGTTCACCATCGCGGTGTTCCAAGCCTTGCTCCTGCTGCTGCAGGACCACCAGCTCAAGCACAAGCACCCGTCCGGGCTGATCAAGAACTTCCCACCGCTGCAAACCATGGAAAGCCTGCTGTTCGGCTTCCTGTGGGCCGGCTGGACACTGCTGTCGCTGTCGCTGATCTCCGGCTGGCTGTTCGTCGAAAACCTCTTCGCCCAACACCTGGTGCACAAAACCCTGCTGGCGTGCCTGGCCTGGGTAGTGTTCAGTGTCTTGTTGTGGGGCCGTAACCGCCTCGGCTGGCGCGGGCACAAGGCGATTCGCTGGACCCTGGCCGGTTTCTGCCTGCTGATGCTGGCCTATTTCGGCAGCAAGCTGGTTCGCGAATACATCCTGCATATCTGA
- a CDS encoding transporter associated domain-containing protein → MDNLPLGPMLAVVALLVLWAALFTAIEAAQQHLLALRPGTRQGDKAAARLNFPRHSLILCNSLCRAAVVILCTLLAIYAWAQNGPWLGWLISCALLLIFADYLPRTLATRYPQAVLGFGNTLLGVPLKILYPLAWLLNGISLLLLRPFARKAGVVKKSDEPLPDHDDEPEPNTDEGRTPRMPGIHALDNITVNDILVPRSEVDGINLDDSIEDIIEQLRTSPRTRLPVFHSDINQVQAVLNTRQIQHLLPDASLTKEALLAACHEPYFVPESTPLQLQLLNFHKQQRRLGMVVDEYGEVLGIVTLEDILEEIVGEFESEQSADNPHIEAQPDGRYIIDGAASIRELNKSLSWHLPSDGPKTLNGLVTEALETIPDCAVCLKIGRYRLEILETEDNRVSKVLIWHTSRMPVAA, encoded by the coding sequence ATGGATAACTTGCCCCTGGGGCCAATGCTAGCGGTAGTCGCCTTGCTGGTTTTGTGGGCGGCGCTGTTTACCGCCATCGAAGCCGCGCAACAACATTTACTGGCCCTGCGCCCCGGTACACGCCAGGGCGACAAGGCTGCCGCCCGCCTGAACTTTCCACGCCACAGCCTGATCCTGTGCAACAGCTTGTGCCGCGCTGCGGTAGTGATCCTCTGCACGCTGCTGGCGATCTACGCCTGGGCACAGAATGGCCCATGGCTCGGCTGGCTGATCTCGTGTGCCCTGTTGCTGATATTCGCCGACTACCTGCCACGCACCCTGGCCACTCGCTACCCACAAGCAGTGCTAGGCTTTGGCAATACGCTGTTGGGCGTACCGTTGAAAATCCTCTACCCCCTGGCCTGGCTGCTCAATGGCATCAGCCTGTTGCTGCTCCGTCCGTTTGCGCGCAAGGCCGGCGTGGTGAAGAAAAGCGATGAACCGCTGCCCGACCACGACGACGAGCCTGAACCCAATACCGACGAAGGCCGCACGCCACGCATGCCCGGTATCCACGCGCTGGACAACATCACCGTGAATGACATCCTGGTGCCGCGCAGTGAAGTGGACGGCATCAACCTGGATGACTCGATCGAGGACATCATCGAGCAACTGCGCACCTCCCCACGTACGCGCCTGCCGGTGTTCCACAGTGATATCAACCAGGTGCAGGCCGTGCTCAACACCCGGCAGATCCAGCACCTGCTGCCCGACGCCAGCCTGACCAAAGAGGCATTGCTCGCCGCCTGCCACGAACCCTACTTCGTCCCGGAAAGCACGCCCCTGCAACTGCAACTGCTGAACTTCCACAAACAGCAGCGGCGCCTGGGCATGGTGGTGGACGAATACGGCGAAGTGCTTGGCATTGTCACGCTGGAAGATATTCTCGAAGAAATCGTCGGCGAATTCGAAAGCGAACAGAGCGCGGACAACCCGCACATCGAGGCCCAGCCCGATGGCCGCTACATCATCGACGGTGCCGCCTCGATCCGCGAACTGAACAAGAGCCTGAGCTGGCACCTGCCCAGCGACGGCCCCAAGACCCTCAACGGCCTGGTCACCGAAGCCCTGGAGACCATCCCGGACTGCGCGGTGTGCCTGAAGATCGGCCGCTACCGCCTGGAGATCCTCGAGACCGAGGACAACCGGGTGAGCAAGGTGCTGATCTGGCATACCAGCCGAATGCCCGTCGCCGCCTGA